In Leptospira stimsonii, a single window of DNA contains:
- a CDS encoding MFS transporter encodes MKKNPSEQSLLRFFGLGELANHGWNAILAFWMIMGMAFFLFADQNLIAPNLRNIGASFGLNSQEDVDWYIGGVIPILFFILGGAVSVSMGYLSQKYSRKTLIIFSVFLGEIPCFLSGFATSYPEFVIYRTLTGFGLGGIFPLLFTVLGDYFSDKSRSTAAAYVSLSMGIGLGVGQLLGGILGNSDPINGWRMSFIYLSVPSFFFALIYWIFCKEPIRGGGETEWQGIADKFPEESFHLRWSDIRLLFQNKTNIGIFLQGIPGCVPWGVFFVFLVDYYESSYHLDKATATMLLTYAAIGVFAGTFFGGIIGQRIYNYNKRLLPIFCMTSIFLGILPCLYLLKAETIATSGTFIVVNLIAGFLISLTGPNVRATLINVNIPKNRSSMFALYNLTDDLGKGLGPAMSAVILGLTPGDRSLGLSISVLFWIPCALFWIMVLNNFEKDEKDVHDYLVQEAEKIRGTA; translated from the coding sequence ATGAAAAAAAACCCCTCGGAACAAAGCCTACTTCGCTTTTTTGGGTTGGGAGAACTGGCAAATCACGGTTGGAACGCGATCCTCGCGTTTTGGATGATCATGGGAATGGCGTTCTTCCTCTTTGCGGATCAGAACCTAATCGCGCCTAACTTAAGAAACATTGGCGCTTCTTTCGGACTAAATAGTCAGGAAGACGTAGACTGGTATATAGGAGGGGTCATTCCGATTCTCTTTTTTATCCTGGGCGGAGCGGTTTCCGTGAGCATGGGATATTTATCCCAAAAGTATTCCCGAAAGACTCTCATTATCTTTTCCGTCTTTTTAGGAGAGATTCCTTGTTTCCTTTCCGGGTTTGCGACGAGTTATCCCGAATTCGTAATCTATAGAACTTTGACCGGTTTTGGACTGGGTGGAATTTTCCCGCTCCTTTTCACGGTCCTCGGCGACTACTTTTCCGATAAGTCCAGATCCACCGCGGCGGCATACGTATCTCTTTCGATGGGAATCGGACTCGGCGTAGGACAATTGTTAGGTGGAATTTTAGGAAACTCGGATCCGATCAACGGTTGGAGAATGAGTTTTATCTATCTTTCGGTTCCTTCTTTCTTTTTCGCACTCATCTATTGGATTTTTTGTAAAGAACCGATTCGAGGCGGCGGGGAAACTGAGTGGCAGGGAATCGCGGATAAATTTCCGGAAGAAAGTTTTCATCTACGTTGGAGCGATATTCGACTTCTTTTTCAAAACAAGACAAACATTGGAATCTTTCTGCAAGGAATTCCGGGTTGTGTTCCTTGGGGAGTTTTTTTCGTTTTCCTGGTGGACTATTACGAATCTTCGTATCATCTCGATAAGGCGACCGCGACGATGCTTCTCACCTACGCCGCGATCGGAGTTTTCGCCGGAACATTCTTCGGGGGAATTATCGGACAACGGATTTATAACTACAACAAGAGACTTCTTCCGATCTTTTGTATGACGAGCATCTTTCTAGGAATTCTACCTTGTCTCTATCTCTTAAAGGCGGAAACCATCGCGACCTCAGGAACGTTCATCGTCGTGAACCTGATCGCAGGATTTCTCATATCACTTACAGGACCGAACGTAAGAGCCACATTAATTAATGTGAATATTCCAAAAAACAGAAGTAGTATGTTTGCACTTTATAATCTTACGGACGATTTGGGAAAAGGACTGGGACCGGCGATGAGTGCCGTCATTTTAGGACTGACTCCCGGAGATCGGTCTCTTGGGCTTTCGATTTCGGTCCTATTTTGGATTCCCTGTGCATTGTTTTGGATCATGGTCTTGAATAATTTTGAAAAAGACGAAAAAGACGTACATGATTATTTGGTCCAAGAAGCAGAAAAGATAAGGGGAACCGCTTAA
- the mtnC gene encoding acireductone synthase, with translation MDLGPIQLFLFDIEGTTTPIEFVHKVLFPYSVQKMDSFFQTSGLEEEWKGKLLEEAKNDTTYNGKIGESAEDLSAYCKYLVSVDRKSGPLKEIQGRIWKIGYETGELKSLMFPDVPDFLKRIQFAQKKAAVYSSGSVQAQKLIFEYSESGDLTKYFSGYFDTAVGGKRESSSYSKIAKELGVEPRKILFFTDIKEEADAAIGADLRAAILERPGNSKQAEHSYLRLSTFETLNPARS, from the coding sequence TTGGATCTGGGACCTATTCAATTATTTTTATTCGACATAGAAGGAACGACCACGCCGATCGAGTTCGTACATAAAGTTCTCTTTCCTTATTCCGTTCAGAAGATGGATTCTTTTTTTCAGACGTCGGGATTGGAAGAAGAATGGAAAGGGAAACTTTTAGAGGAAGCGAAGAACGATACGACCTACAACGGAAAGATCGGAGAATCGGCGGAGGATCTCAGCGCCTATTGTAAATATCTCGTTTCCGTGGATCGGAAGAGCGGACCGTTAAAGGAAATTCAAGGAAGAATTTGGAAGATCGGATATGAGACCGGAGAACTGAAAAGTCTCATGTTTCCTGATGTTCCCGATTTTTTAAAAAGAATTCAATTCGCGCAAAAGAAGGCGGCCGTTTATTCTTCCGGAAGTGTTCAAGCGCAAAAGCTAATATTCGAATATTCCGAATCGGGAGATCTTACGAAATATTTTTCCGGTTATTTCGACACCGCAGTCGGCGGTAAAAGGGAATCCTCCAGTTATTCTAAGATCGCAAAAGAACTCGGAGTGGAACCGAGAAAAATTCTATTCTTTACGGATATAAAAGAAGAAGCGGACGCCGCGATCGGAGCCGATCTCAGAGCGGCAATTCTAGAAAGACCCGGAAATTCAAAACAAGCCGAACATTCGTATTTAAGGCTTTCCACGTTCGAAACCTTGAACCCGGCTCGCTCCTAA
- a CDS encoding putative glycoside hydrolase, protein MNQQILSFLIIFLFSLSSLFSDFDLPFPNGSTKRKPIRLAKGFSEPEVGTQRSSVKKGQESKQSDEEIFPKKENTRKQISPIEPIIEVKSKVVTTQNKGDAPKQEGNGISNFADQKVPEFSRGIYISQRTLKKVKAFEELRRRSKMHGINFLVIDVQPTAPSKETLDSLFAEGFYPVARVVNFDGGLPTENPSDQKIKSIHRSIRAACQSGFPEIQLDYIRYADNLQLKLSYEARYKNISGIIKNIRNETLKCENLPYIGADIFGRIPFNQNDSIGQKVEVFAQVVDVLYPMLYPSHFYGMPARIKDPYQTVYDGTRLTLKRSLKTTRVIPYIQGFNMSVAKSGLSLSDYIKAQVKATYDSGAHGFVVWNAWNEYDSTFQALKDYEREVKKGGN, encoded by the coding sequence ATGAATCAACAAATCTTATCATTTTTAATTATTTTCCTTTTTAGCTTATCCTCTCTTTTTTCCGACTTTGATCTTCCTTTTCCGAACGGGAGCACAAAGAGAAAACCGATACGATTGGCGAAGGGGTTTTCTGAACCTGAAGTCGGAACTCAAAGGTCTTCGGTAAAGAAAGGACAAGAATCCAAACAGTCGGACGAAGAAATCTTTCCGAAAAAAGAAAATACGAGAAAACAAATTTCCCCCATTGAACCTATAATTGAAGTTAAGTCCAAGGTTGTAACTACGCAAAACAAAGGTGATGCTCCTAAACAGGAAGGAAATGGGATATCAAACTTTGCAGATCAGAAGGTGCCGGAATTCTCTAGGGGGATCTATATTTCTCAGAGAACTTTAAAAAAAGTGAAAGCATTTGAAGAGCTTCGTCGGAGAAGCAAAATGCATGGAATCAATTTTCTTGTGATCGATGTCCAACCTACTGCACCTTCTAAGGAAACTTTGGATTCATTATTCGCAGAAGGTTTTTACCCAGTTGCACGTGTTGTCAATTTTGACGGCGGCCTTCCGACTGAAAACCCGTCGGACCAAAAGATAAAATCGATCCATCGGTCGATTAGAGCCGCTTGTCAATCGGGGTTTCCTGAAATTCAATTGGATTACATTCGCTATGCCGACAATTTGCAACTCAAATTATCGTATGAAGCTCGTTACAAAAATATTTCAGGAATTATTAAGAATATTCGAAATGAAACACTGAAATGTGAAAATCTTCCTTATATCGGAGCAGATATTTTTGGTCGGATCCCCTTTAATCAGAACGATTCAATCGGTCAGAAAGTGGAAGTATTTGCCCAAGTAGTGGATGTTCTCTATCCAATGTTATATCCTTCTCACTTTTATGGAATGCCTGCTCGGATTAAAGATCCTTATCAAACAGTATATGACGGAACTCGTCTTACCTTAAAAAGATCCTTGAAAACAACGAGAGTCATTCCCTATATCCAAGGATTCAACATGTCCGTTGCCAAGTCCGGACTTTCTTTGTCCGATTATATAAAAGCTCAAGTTAAAGCTACGTACGATAGTGGTGCTCATGGTTTTGTGGTATGGAATGCCTGGAACGAATATGATTCTACATTCCAGGCCCTAAAGGATTATGAACGAGAGGTTAAAAAGGGTGGGAATTAG
- a CDS encoding enoyl-CoA hydratase/isomerase family protein gives MGLIDQDTIDLGSGNKILTLSLNNPESRNSMTREMGLEFKKTIDTLLDSPEKSKPRAVILTGKNGIFSAGGNFELLKSFSTKDFETNKKTMFEFYNLFLSVRRLDIPVICAANGHAIGAGLSLAFACDIRVFANEGKYQFNFVKLGIHPGMGSSYIVKELFGTHVANRLLFLAETLNGDDAFRAGLCNDSVPQKEVLGRATEIAIALSESAPLALSELKKNTYDREKLEAALKKEAESQARNFISADFKETIKAIEQKRKPEFKGI, from the coding sequence ATGGGATTAATCGATCAAGACACTATCGATCTGGGTTCAGGAAACAAGATCCTGACTTTAAGCTTAAATAATCCGGAAAGTCGGAATTCCATGACCCGAGAAATGGGCCTTGAATTTAAGAAAACCATCGACACTTTATTGGATTCTCCTGAAAAATCGAAACCAAGAGCCGTCATTCTCACCGGGAAGAATGGAATTTTCTCCGCTGGGGGCAATTTTGAACTCCTGAAATCATTTTCTACGAAAGATTTCGAGACGAATAAAAAAACAATGTTTGAATTCTACAATCTCTTTCTTTCGGTAAGAAGATTGGATATCCCCGTGATTTGCGCCGCGAATGGTCACGCGATAGGGGCTGGACTTTCTCTCGCTTTTGCCTGCGACATTCGAGTATTCGCGAACGAAGGAAAATATCAGTTTAACTTTGTAAAGTTAGGAATTCATCCTGGTATGGGTTCAAGTTATATTGTGAAAGAGCTTTTTGGAACTCATGTGGCCAATCGTCTTCTATTTCTTGCTGAAACTTTAAATGGAGATGATGCGTTCCGGGCAGGCCTCTGCAATGACTCAGTTCCTCAGAAAGAAGTCCTAGGAAGAGCCACAGAAATTGCAATCGCCCTCTCAGAAAGTGCCCCACTCGCCTTGAGCGAACTGAAGAAAAATACTTACGACCGTGAGAAATTGGAAGCCGCTCTAAAAAAGGAAGCGGAATCTCAGGCGAGAAACTTTATTTCCGCTGATTTCAAAGAAACGATCAAAGCGATCGAACAAAAAAGAAAACCAGAGTTTAAAGGAATCTAA
- a CDS encoding VOC family protein yields MRPFKILGIQQIAVGGEDKKKLETFWVDILGLEKTGTFRSEKENVDEDILRIGKGPFAVEVDIMQPIDANKSPKVHEPKLNHIGLWVDDIHKAVEWLTAKGVRFTPGGVRKGAAGYDVCFIHPKGNEEFPYCSEGVLVELVQAPADVIAALR; encoded by the coding sequence ATGAGACCATTTAAGATATTAGGAATTCAGCAGATCGCAGTCGGCGGAGAAGACAAGAAAAAACTCGAAACGTTTTGGGTCGACATCCTCGGATTGGAAAAAACGGGAACCTTTCGAAGCGAGAAAGAAAACGTAGACGAAGATATTCTAAGAATCGGAAAGGGACCTTTCGCGGTCGAAGTCGATATCATGCAACCGATCGACGCAAACAAAAGCCCGAAAGTGCACGAACCGAAACTCAATCATATCGGACTCTGGGTGGACGATATTCACAAAGCGGTCGAATGGTTAACGGCAAAAGGAGTTCGTTTTACGCCGGGAGGCGTACGGAAGGGCGCGGCCGGTTACGACGTATGTTTTATTCATCCCAAAGGAAACGAGGAATTTCCTTATTGTTCCGAAGGTGTTCTCGTGGAATTGGTCCAAGCCCCGGCGGATGTGATCGCCGCTCTTCGTTAA
- a CDS encoding alpha/beta hydrolase produces MTFHHKEFYILSGSDKSKLYCQSWTKPNANRLLIFHHGFGEHSGRYTNLLRFFAKSDINFYSFDMRGHGRSEGRRGHADSFDQYVRDLSDFASEVLKREQKDRFFLLGHSLGGAVALRYSQEGINQDNILGLILSSPALLVRMDFKKQLKKIAAGFLSKISPTTTVDAELDLQFLSHDPDVIEAYRQDPLVHGKVSFRMGSELLEIGPKLIKKAGILRCPVLILHGQEDGIVDVNGSTELYKNLIYRNKRIKIYPGLYHELMNEFPEHREPVFQDIQAFLETLVRERILSDSKNSSPKLKKKTANVGKKKSAV; encoded by the coding sequence ATGACCTTTCACCACAAAGAATTCTACATTCTATCCGGCTCCGATAAATCAAAGTTATACTGTCAATCTTGGACAAAGCCTAACGCGAATCGTTTGCTGATCTTTCATCACGGATTTGGAGAACATAGCGGCCGTTATACGAACCTGCTCCGTTTTTTTGCGAAGAGCGACATCAATTTCTATTCTTTCGATATGAGAGGTCATGGAAGATCGGAAGGTAGAAGGGGGCACGCGGATTCTTTCGATCAATATGTTCGTGATCTTTCCGATTTTGCCTCCGAGGTTCTAAAAAGGGAACAGAAGGATCGTTTTTTTCTTCTAGGTCATTCCCTGGGAGGTGCGGTTGCACTTCGTTATTCTCAGGAAGGAATCAATCAGGATAATATCTTGGGTTTGATTCTTTCGTCGCCGGCGCTCCTTGTAAGAATGGATTTCAAAAAACAGCTCAAAAAAATCGCCGCCGGTTTTTTGAGCAAAATTTCGCCTACCACGACGGTCGACGCGGAGCTGGATCTTCAGTTCCTTTCTCACGATCCCGACGTGATCGAGGCCTATCGACAGGATCCTCTGGTTCATGGTAAGGTTTCTTTCAGAATGGGTTCCGAACTTTTAGAAATCGGTCCTAAGCTGATTAAGAAAGCGGGAATACTTCGTTGTCCGGTTCTGATTCTTCACGGTCAGGAAGATGGGATCGTGGATGTGAACGGTTCAACAGAACTTTATAAAAATCTAATTTATAGAAACAAAAGAATCAAAATCTATCCGGGTCTTTATCACGAATTGATGAACGAATTTCCGGAACACAGAGAACCGGTCTTTCAGGATATTCAGGCGTTTTTGGAAACTTTGGTAAGAGAAAGAATCCTTTCAGATTCGAAAAATTCTTCTCCGAAGCTGAAGAAAAAAACGGCGAACGTTGGAAAGAAAAAGAGCGCCGTTTAG
- a CDS encoding PilZ domain-containing protein, with amino-acid sequence MAVGRSDSLQELITILETMFGETIIGTDINLVKHLFYYLKADDVEFPFDYDGQKYFAIVEDIEETTVNLRIPGATQGLTLRAKISFEIMNILYQFEVVILEFLEEGIKIRIPSELQAASFRKNIRVAVDDLFMNYVILFRSLSGGGREIGRNIQVEQRFNNLMREIKKDNPDLRLINIMISEYISTVSKEYDIVFFSAEKKDEVFLESFIRRHDKPIFISDTSLIINYIRETDPSEVGNYREEYIRMVLENGQDYADKFFRELQKNEIRDFLVSYMILPIRLFNDVVGYIRVYASAMDRYSITPSQAGYLIELSEIFSYSMTKIFIRADNYRQTKAATRVVDISINGLLFEIDEERIFHYLKKHNILKIFIPLTERTLILRGEVVRYIVAGDGKFNLGVNFFDSNPDDMLVLQKYIFTRTRKILSE; translated from the coding sequence ATGGCAGTCGGTAGATCAGATAGTTTACAGGAACTCATAACGATTCTCGAAACGATGTTTGGGGAGACAATCATTGGAACCGATATCAATCTTGTAAAACATCTCTTCTATTATCTCAAAGCGGACGACGTAGAATTCCCTTTCGACTACGACGGACAAAAATATTTCGCCATTGTGGAGGATATTGAAGAGACGACCGTAAATCTCCGAATCCCTGGTGCGACGCAGGGGCTTACACTTCGTGCAAAGATCAGTTTCGAGATCATGAACATTCTCTATCAGTTCGAGGTTGTCATATTAGAATTCTTAGAAGAAGGAATTAAAATTAGAATTCCATCAGAGCTCCAAGCCGCATCCTTTCGCAAGAATATCCGAGTCGCGGTAGACGACCTCTTTATGAACTACGTAATTCTTTTTCGCTCTCTCTCGGGAGGAGGGCGAGAAATCGGAAGGAATATTCAAGTCGAACAGAGATTTAATAACTTGATGAGGGAAATTAAAAAGGACAATCCGGATCTTCGACTCATAAATATTATGATTTCCGAATATATTTCCACGGTTTCGAAGGAATACGACATCGTTTTCTTTTCCGCAGAGAAGAAGGACGAAGTTTTTCTGGAATCTTTTATTCGAAGACACGATAAGCCGATTTTTATCTCCGATACTTCATTGATAATCAATTACATTCGTGAGACTGACCCTTCGGAAGTGGGTAACTACCGCGAAGAATACATCCGTATGGTTTTGGAAAACGGGCAGGATTATGCGGATAAATTTTTTAGGGAACTCCAAAAAAACGAGATTCGGGATTTCCTTGTCTCTTACATGATTCTACCTATCAGGCTCTTTAACGACGTCGTAGGTTATATACGGGTTTATGCCTCCGCTATGGATCGATATTCGATTACTCCTTCCCAGGCGGGTTATTTGATCGAACTATCTGAAATTTTCAGTTACTCTATGACGAAGATTTTCATCCGAGCGGACAACTATCGTCAGACAAAGGCGGCCACGCGAGTCGTAGACATCAGTATCAACGGGCTCCTCTTTGAGATCGACGAAGAGAGAATCTTTCATTATTTAAAAAAGCATAATATTCTAAAAATATTCATTCCTCTTACGGAAAGGACTCTGATCCTGAGGGGGGAGGTTGTACGATATATCGTTGCGGGCGACGGTAAATTCAATCTTGGTGTGAATTTTTTTGATTCCAATCCGGACGATATGTTAGTCCTTCAAAAATATATCTTTACTAGAACTCGGAAGATTCTTTCAGAATGA
- a CDS encoding SH3 domain-containing protein — protein MKNPKTILALLTILILTIANGRFASESNPKALLSSLDRKFIPVYKTVVPKEGAFDADYQEEVARLPNLTLVKLLRSANFGFEGDPVAYEIETENKIKGWVPLDQVWFPAKVVRIKEGDTLNVRERESLDSKIVDSVRPDEILYGNAIVLIQLGTKGYDPADWARVSTKRGNHGFVKLRYFEIIETNVKPYP, from the coding sequence ATGAAGAACCCAAAAACGATTCTCGCCCTATTGACGATTCTGATCCTAACGATCGCAAACGGCAGATTTGCGTCCGAGTCCAATCCGAAGGCGCTCTTATCGAGCCTCGATAGAAAATTCATTCCTGTTTATAAGACCGTCGTCCCAAAAGAGGGGGCCTTCGACGCGGATTATCAAGAGGAAGTCGCCAGACTTCCGAATCTTACATTGGTGAAACTTCTTAGGTCGGCAAATTTCGGATTCGAAGGCGATCCGGTCGCGTATGAGATCGAAACCGAAAACAAAATCAAAGGTTGGGTTCCCTTGGATCAAGTCTGGTTTCCGGCGAAAGTGGTTCGGATTAAAGAAGGCGATACTCTCAATGTCCGCGAACGCGAGTCTTTGGATTCGAAGATCGTGGATTCCGTCCGACCGGACGAAATTCTATATGGAAACGCGATTGTCCTGATCCAACTCGGAACCAAAGGATACGATCCGGCGGACTGGGCTCGTGTCTCCACGAAAAGGGGAAATCACGGATTCGTCAAACTCCGTTATTTTGAAATCATAGAAACGAACGTGAAACCTTATCCCTGA
- a CDS encoding tetratricopeptide repeat protein: protein MRTFLISILIILISTLAGVIEARELVYAFREPGKPEKEKMILVGETVLYDKVKPIEEEGKNKNLDIGVDTRADLVTIKINYDPGLRVGQILYLIEKDFDHKNYKNGNIVAQIEIKSIFQTSFIGKRARGIGNLGLVKDRNLMVAAPLVSEKIESAIVERKKGDYHLSRNEIAESIRSYKHTISLDPSSPMGHFRLGLLYKKTGEAYISAGSEFSMAWKNRKRFGNAQEELEFYVEYIDYLNHKYETEGFKNSIILSKTMDVVQEAFKLTKVDPELLINSATTYYYLYREESKPGRSPIEASAKRKKSDTYFEISERLTRNADLLNPSDYRVHLLASKLYIDKITELTSESGQSSLGELEQVANFKRLLSESFEKYKTFKPASQPGDSYLLKAPALIGSF, encoded by the coding sequence GTGAGAACCTTTCTGATTTCCATTCTAATAATTCTGATTTCCACACTGGCTGGAGTTATCGAGGCTCGTGAACTCGTTTACGCGTTTCGAGAACCGGGGAAACCCGAAAAGGAAAAGATGATTCTCGTAGGAGAGACGGTTCTATACGATAAAGTAAAACCGATCGAAGAAGAAGGAAAAAATAAGAATCTGGACATCGGCGTGGATACAAGAGCCGATCTTGTGACGATCAAGATCAATTACGATCCCGGTTTAAGAGTAGGACAAATTCTCTACCTAATAGAAAAAGATTTCGATCATAAGAATTACAAGAACGGAAACATCGTCGCGCAGATCGAAATCAAATCCATTTTTCAGACTTCGTTTATCGGGAAAAGGGCAAGAGGAATCGGAAATCTTGGATTAGTAAAAGATAGGAATCTCATGGTGGCGGCTCCTCTCGTTTCTGAAAAAATCGAATCCGCGATCGTGGAAAGAAAAAAGGGAGACTACCACCTTTCTCGAAACGAAATCGCAGAATCCATACGTTCTTATAAACATACGATCAGTCTCGATCCTTCTTCTCCGATGGGTCATTTCCGTTTAGGATTGCTCTATAAAAAAACGGGGGAAGCTTATATCTCCGCCGGTTCCGAATTCTCCATGGCCTGGAAAAATCGAAAACGTTTCGGTAACGCTCAAGAAGAATTGGAATTCTATGTGGAATACATCGATTACCTAAATCATAAATACGAAACGGAAGGATTCAAAAATTCGATCATTCTTTCCAAGACAATGGATGTGGTCCAAGAGGCGTTTAAATTGACCAAAGTAGACCCGGAACTCTTAATCAATTCCGCAACAACATATTACTATCTTTATCGAGAAGAATCCAAACCGGGAAGATCTCCGATTGAAGCGTCCGCAAAGAGAAAAAAATCCGACACTTATTTTGAGATTTCGGAAAGGCTTACGAGAAACGCAGACCTTCTCAATCCGTCCGATTATCGCGTTCACCTTCTTGCGAGCAAACTTTACATAGACAAGATCACAGAACTCACTTCTGAATCCGGACAGAGTAGTCTTGGAGAATTGGAACAAGTAGCCAACTTCAAAAGATTGTTAAGCGAATCTTTCGAAAAGTATAAGACCTTTAAACCGGCTTCACAGCCCGGAGATTCCTATTTGTTGAAAGCGCCTGCATTAATCGGATCATTCTGA
- a CDS encoding endonuclease/exonuclease/phosphatase family protein codes for MSWFRKILAVSGILFGSFLILIYSITFHPDQAQPAEVRCAEDAPILKADSKIKILVWNIQYLAGKKRVFWYDVPNADGPDIGPSREEIEITLKKITDYIRSENPDVILLQEVHDGAKNTFKENQLERILAGLDPSYVCSSEAFYWKSAFVPHPKILGSVGMKLATISKFKISDGIRHSLPLMPADPISTQFNLKRAILQNDFPIEGGEKFTVLNTHLDAFSQGTDTMHKQVDTIAGLLKELDLAGHAWVLGGDFNLLPPGFDRKTMHPNGAFFYSDEQEIKPLFDHWSSAVPLDILNGPEKAKYFTHFSNDPAIGKPDRTIDYIFYSSNLRQSAYRVDQGETVWDISDHFPQIGTYVLK; via the coding sequence ATGTCTTGGTTTCGAAAAATATTGGCGGTATCGGGAATTCTTTTCGGTTCCTTTTTGATTCTTATTTACTCTATTACGTTCCATCCAGATCAGGCGCAACCGGCCGAAGTAAGATGCGCCGAAGACGCTCCGATTTTAAAAGCCGATTCTAAGATTAAGATTCTTGTCTGGAACATACAATACCTCGCCGGCAAAAAGAGAGTCTTCTGGTATGACGTTCCGAACGCAGACGGTCCCGATATCGGACCTTCTCGAGAAGAAATCGAAATCACTCTCAAAAAAATCACCGATTATATACGATCCGAAAATCCTGATGTGATTCTCTTACAAGAGGTGCATGACGGAGCGAAGAATACTTTCAAAGAAAATCAGTTGGAAAGAATTCTTGCCGGACTGGATCCCTCCTACGTCTGCAGTAGCGAGGCTTTTTACTGGAAATCGGCATTTGTACCTCATCCGAAAATTCTCGGAAGTGTGGGAATGAAACTCGCAACGATCAGCAAGTTTAAGATTTCGGACGGAATCAGACATTCTCTTCCGTTGATGCCGGCCGACCCGATTTCGACTCAGTTCAATTTGAAACGCGCGATTCTTCAAAATGATTTTCCGATCGAAGGAGGGGAGAAGTTCACCGTATTGAATACACATTTGGACGCCTTTTCCCAAGGAACGGATACGATGCACAAACAAGTGGATACGATCGCCGGACTTCTCAAGGAATTGGATCTCGCGGGTCATGCGTGGGTGTTAGGCGGAGACTTCAATCTGCTTCCTCCCGGCTTTGATCGAAAGACGATGCATCCGAACGGAGCTTTCTTTTATTCGGACGAACAAGAAATCAAGCCGTTGTTTGATCATTGGAGTTCGGCTGTTCCATTAGATATTTTGAATGGACCTGAGAAGGCGAAATACTTTACTCATTTTTCGAACGATCCGGCGATCGGAAAACCGGATCGAACCATCGATTATATCTTTTATTCTTCTAATCTGAGACAGAGCGCGTATCGGGTGGACCAAGGAGAAACGGTCTGGGATATCAGCGATCACTTTCCGCAGATCGGAACGTATGTTTTGAAGTAG